The Helianthus annuus cultivar XRQ/B chromosome 16, HanXRQr2.0-SUNRISE, whole genome shotgun sequence genome includes a window with the following:
- the LOC110915045 gene encoding uncharacterized protein LOC110915045 encodes MGDTSTSATMISKLDIGDPLYLHPSDSSTLTIVSIKLKGTENYPVWSNAMRLALEAKNKYGFIDGKCIKPKDDQVLANQWDRCNSVVITWLLNSISEELFLGQVFSKLASEVWTDLKESFDKVDGSLVYDLYKRINGISQNGSTVAEYYNRLTTMWKQFDAMVQLPTCSCQDAKDYNDFSTLIKLMQFLMGLDDVYQPVRTNLLTREPFPSVKVAFSIVSREESHRLSSNGSKGQNVSFVTKSNQSFDSRKKNTRGPNPNLKCSHCNMLGHTVDRCYEVIGYPPGFRKRPGGQSYRSNVSNNNNKSNSTVGSSNSVGTAMPFTSEQISKLLSLVGESSGGEQAKSNMGGFEIQEGPGDWWSGQWFILCWETW; translated from the exons ATGGGAGATACTAGTACTTCTGCTACCATGATTAGTAAGCTTGATATTGGAGACCCTTTGTACCTTCACCCTAGTGACTCTAGTACCCTAACCATTGTTAGTATAAAGTTAAAAGGAACTGAAAATTACCCTGTCTGGTCTAATGCTATGAGACTTGCTTTAGAAGCAAAAAATAAATATGGGTTTATTGATGGTAAATGTATAAAACCAAAAGATGATCAGGTCTTAGCAAATCAGTGGGATAGGTGTAATTCAGTTGTGATTACTTGGTTATTAAACTCTATTTCTGAGGAGTTATTTCTGGGGCAAGTTTTTTCTAAACTTGCCTCAGAAGTCTGGACTGATTTGAAAGAGTCATTTGATAAGGTGGATGGTTCTCTTGTGTATGATTTGTATAAAAGAATAAATGGTATTTCTCAAAATGGAAGCACTGTTGCTGAATACTATAACAGGCTGACAACcatgtggaagcagtttgatgcaaTGGTGCAGCTTCCTACATGTTCTTGTCAGGATGCTAAAGATTACAATGATTTTTCCACTCTTATTAAACTAATGCAGTTTCTTATGGGGCTTGATGATGTTTATCAGCCTGTAAGAACAAACTTGTTAACAAGAGAACCATTCCCTTCAGTTAAGGTTGCATTTTCTATTGTGTCCAGAGAGGAGTCTCATAGGCTGTCCTCAAATGGATCTAAAGGTCAAAATGTATCATTTGTAACTAAGTCAAATCAGTCATTTGATTCTAGGAAGAAGAATACTAGAGGTCCTAATCCTAACCTAAAATGTTCTCATTGTAATATGCTTGGTCATACGGTTGACCGGTGTTATGAGGTTATTGGATATCCACCTGGTTTTAGGAAAAGACCAGGTGGGCAGTCTTATAGATCTAAtgtgtctaataataataataaaagtaattctACTGTTGGGTCTTCAAATTCTGTTGGTACTGCTATGCCTTTCACTTCTGAGCAGATTTCTAAGTTGTTGAGTCTTGTTGGAGAAAGTTCTGGTGGTGAACAGGCTAAATCTAATATGGGAG GATTTGAGATCCAAGAAGGTCCTGGTGACTGGTGGTCAGGACAATGGTTTATACTTTGTTGGGAAACATGGTAA